A stretch of DNA from Pseudomonas sp. p1(2021b):
ATACAGCCTGGGTTGCCTGATTGGCAACCTGTCCCTGGAAATGTCCAATGGCAGCGAACAAACCCGCAAGCGTCTGGCCGATGTGCTGGCGCGCTGGGAAGGTTTGCTCGCGAGCTGCCTGCGTGAAGCGCAGCAGCGCCGCGAACTCTCTGAAACTCACGACGCCGAAGCGCTGGCCAGTGTCATCGTCGAAGGCTGGGAAGGTGCGGTCATGCGCGGCAAGGTCCTGCGCGACGGTGCACCTCTGCAGCGTTTCGTATCGATGGTCTTGCCTCGGCTATTGGAGTGAGTTTTTTTTCCTCATTAATAAGACGACTGGTCATTTATATAAAGCAACATTCACGTCTCATCCACGCAAGCACCCAAGAGGTAAATCGTCATGAGCCATCTGTACGCCGACCCCGCCGAACCCGCACTGCCTGCCACTGGTTTCAAGCTCGACCTGAGCAAAGCCGCCCTGGTGGTCATCGACCCACAGAACGACTTCCTCAGCCCTGCCGGCGCCAGTTGGGCGGTGTTCGGTGAGAGCATCGTCGAGAACAACACCGTCGAAAACCTGGAAAAACTGTTCAAGGCCTTCAAGGCTCACGACCTGCCCGTGGCCGTGTCGCCACACTATTACTACCCGCACGACCACGACTGGCATTTTGGCGGTCCGCTGGAAAAGGTCATGCACAGCATCTGCATGTTCGATCGCAAGGGACCGAACACCCTGGAAAACTTCGAAGGCTCCGGCGCCGATTTCCTCGAGATCTACAAGCCGTACATTCTCGACGGCGAGACCATCATCGCCTCGCCGCACAAGGTCTACGGCCCGGAAACCAACGACCTGGCGCTGCAATTGCGCAAGAAAGGCGTGTCGCAGATCATCCTCGCCGGCATGGCGGCCAACCTTTGCGTGGAATCACACCTGCGCGAACTGCTCGAACAGGGCTTTGAAATAGTCGTGGTACGCGACGCCACCGCCGGCCCGCGCCTGCCGGATGGCGACGGCTACCTGGCGGCCATCATCAATTACCGCTTCCTCGCCCACGGGCTGTGGACCACCGAAGAGACTATCGCGCAACTGCAACCGGCTTGATCGTGCCCGAGCGGCCGGGCATCGCGCCCCCCCGCTCTTTCTCGAGAACCCCCGATGAAAATCCCCGCCCGTTATGAGCATTTCGTTTTCGGCGTCGTTCAATCCGGCCTGACCTGCGCGGTCGCGGCCGCCATCGCCACCACACCCCATGCGCTCGACCTGGCCTTTGCCGGCCGCTGGTTGAACGCGTGGGCGCTGTCGTGGGTATCGATGTTGCCGGTGGTGGTGCTGGCGGCGCCGATGATTCGGCGCGTGGTGAGGCGGATGACGGTGGGCTGAATGACTTGGCTATGACTCACCCAACACACCGCCATCGCGAGCATGCTCGCTCCTACCGGGGGCTTCGGGGCTGCTCGCGACAGGCGCGCAAGCCCGCACCCGACGCACGAAATACTGTGCCCGTTCGCATTTTCGCAATAAACCACTTTTCATCCGCGCATTTGTAGCCGCTTCGTTCACGGACAAGCCGGTACATTAGACCTCCATGGTCCCGCAGAGCGACCGACAACAAAACCTACAGCTCGCCCAAGAAAATCTGCCAACCATTCGGAGTCTTTCCATGAGCACATTGCGCACTACAGCTTTCCAACTCGCGAGTCTGGCCCTGTTCATCGGTAGCGCCACCCAGGCCATGGCCGAGGACATCACGTTCGTATCCCAGGGCGGTGCTTATCAGGAAGCCCAGAGCAAGGCGATCCTGGAGCCTGCGGCGAAAAAGCTCGGTCTGACGCTCAAACAGGACAGCTCGCCCAAGGCCTACCCGATCATCAAGACCCAGGTCGAGAGCGGCAAGGTCACCTGGGACGTGGTGGACCTGCCCACTGGCGACTGCATCCGTGGCGAAGCCGAAGGGCTGTTCGAGAAGCTCGACCTTGCGCTGATTCCCAATGCCGCGCAAATACCCGACAGCCTCAAGGACGAATACAGCGTCGGCTACATCAGCTACTCCACGGTGCTGGCGTATCGCACGGACGCGTTCAAAGGCGCGGACGTACCCAAGACCTGGGCCGACTTCTGGGACACCAAAAAATAGGTTCATCGCGCTTTCCCGGGGAAGGCAGCCTTGATTTTCAGGAAAAAGTATTCCGAGTCCCGAAAACCATAGGCCATACGCTTGATCACCTTGATGCGGTTGTTGACGCCCTCAAGGACGCTGGTATGCATATGGAAGTTGGCACTGGCGAGGATGCCTCGGGCGTATTTGCGCAGGTTGCGAGCGAAGCGCTGTAGCGGCGCGAGGCCGCTGTCCCGGGCGTGCCGCAACCAGGTTCGCCAGCGGCGCCAGCCCTCTCGTACGCTGGGGGCGAACCAGACATCCTTCAGCGCATCCTTGAGGACATAGACCGTAGCCAGCGGCTGGTTGGCCGCGAGTAGTTCTTGAAGCTGCACGGCTTGTCCGTCCTTCAGGTTGTTGCGATTGCGCAGCAGCAGCCAGCGGCTTTGCTTGACCGCCTTTCGTGCCGGCTTGTCTTCGCGCAGGAGGTTGGCCTGGTCAACCCGGATACGGTCGATCACATCCCGACCGTAGCGCGCGACGACGTGAAACAGGTCGTACACCACTTCGGCTTGCGGGCAATGCTTCTTCACCTCCAAATCAAAAGCCGTGTTCATGTCCATGGCCACCGCCTCTATCTGCTGGCAGTGCTTGCCGAGCAATTCAAAGAACGGGCGGACCGCCTCGCGGCTGTTGCCGTGGCCGACCCACAATACCCGCGTTCGCTCGGCATCCATGATGACCGTGGCATAGCGATGCCCTTTGTGCAGGGCGAACTCGTCCATCACCAGGCGGCGGACACCGGTTGAATCGAAGTTGCCTACCTCGGCTTGAAGGCGTCGTTTATCGAGCGTTTTGAGGGTGTGCCAATGCAGGCCGGTGAGCTGGCTGACGTGGCTGATCGGCAGCAGCCGCAGCAAGCTTTCGAGCCATATCCGTAACCGCTGGGTCAGCCGAGATGCTGGCTCCAACCAGTCGATCCGCTCGGTCACCCGCCCACAACTCAGGCAATCGACTCGGCGCACTGGTAGTTGAAGCAGGACGCGCTGATCGAACAGATCACGATCACGCACCAGACGAATCCGGCGATCGTGAATCAACGGGCTGAACTGGCCACAACGCCCGCACTTAGGAAGAGAGCCGGCTTGAGGTTCAAGCTCAATGAGGAGGGTGTTATCGGTAGATGGGCGACAGGTAACGGCGTCGTAGCCTGGCCAGAAAGCGGCAAGATCAATAGGATGCACGGCGACAGCAGGGACAGGTGAAGGGTGTGTTTGGCGACTGCCAATTTACCTGCTTCCCTGACTGTCAACTCGCTCTTCCCCCAGACTCCGCGAAGAACCAAAAAAAACGGATCATGCGAAATCCTTCGTTGAGTTTGGCGCGGGTTTTTAGCAAATCAGCTGGCCCGCGATCCGGTTGAGAGTGATCCGAAGCGGTCCTTGACGACCGGCACAAATCGGTCAGAAGCGGTCGATGATTCCAATAAATCCGCCCCCTTTTTCCCGTAACTCCTGGCTACCTGCGACCAAGTCTAAGCAAGCTTCTGTGTCAGCTGCCCGATGAATAGCCGCAGCCATTCGTGCTGAGGCTTACTGTTCTTGGCAATGTCCCAAACCATGAAGCATCGAAATGATGGAACCGGAATCGGCGCCGGACAAATACTTAGCCGAGTCATGGCCGAATAGCTCTCGGCGGCGAACGTGGGAATTGTGGCTATCGCGCCGCTGCTGATCAACGTGGTGAGCGCGCCACTGAAGTGGGTGAATGAGGCTATAACACGCCTCGAATAGCCCGCCGCTTCGAACATGTCGTCGATAAAGCCGCGGCGGCCGTCATAGGAAACTCGCACATGGCTTGCCTCGAAGTACTCCTCCAGGCCGATAGGTGTGCCTGCGTTGTCTGCGCCAGGCAGGTACAAGCAGGAGTATGACGAGGAAAACAGCACCTTGGATGAATACCCGCTGCTGAAGTCTTTCGGCTCGCTGCAAATCACTAGATCCATGTCCGGATCTTGTAGCGACTGTTTCCACAGTGAGCTGTTGCTCTGATGGAACGAAAAGCTCACTCCCAGCCCCTGATCCGCTGCGGCGTTAACGATCCGCGGAGCGAGATAGGCCTCAATATCATCGGACAGACCGATGTTGAAAATGTAGCTCGAGTCGTGTGCGGAGAAATCCGGCTCTGCCCCAAGCACGCCTGAGATAGACGTAAGGGCCTCGGCGATCTTCGGCGCCAGCTCCATCGCCCTACGGGTTGGCTGCATTCCGGAAGCGGTGCGGATAAAGAGCTCATCTCCGAAATGCTCACGCAAACGACGCAACGCCGAGCTAACTGCCCCCTGGGTCACATGCAGCATGGCCGAGGCTCGGGTGGCACTGCGCTCGGTCATCAGGCAGTGGAACGTCAGCAGCAGGTTCAGATCAATTCTCGAGATATTACGTACACTAATCCGGCTCATATTTTCTAATCGTTTGCTCTGCGGCCGAGAGGATTCATAGTCTGCTGCCCATACACACCTAAGAAAAGCTGGGGAGCACCGTGGACGCAATTAATAAAAAAGTAAATCCAAGCAGTATCCATACCAAGGGTGAGCAGTCAGACATTCGCAAGCGTGCAATCGCGGTGGGTATCGGCAACTTCATGGAGTGGTTCGACTTCGCCATCTACGGCTACTTCGCTGCCGTGATCGGTATGTTGTTCTTCCCCTCTAGCGCCCCAGGTGTATCGCTGCTGTCGTCGCTGGCAGTGTTCGCCGTAGGCTTCGTATCGCGACCATTTGGAGCATTGATTCTGGGGCCCATCGGTGACCGCCTCGGTCGCCGCGCGGTGCTTATCATCACTGTCTTCGGTATGGGTGTGTGCACCACGATCATCGGACTTTTGCCCACCTATGAGGCAATCGGTATCGCTGCACCTGTCTTGCTGATCGTCATGCGTTTCGTGCAAGGCATGATGGTAGGGGGCGAATGGTCTAGCGCAGGTATCTACATCGTAGAGAGTGCTCCGTCCAACCGCCGCGCGACGGCAGCCAGCGTTATCACTGGAACGGCTGGCTTGGCCTTCTTGTTTGGTACGTTCACCGCCGCGAGCCTCACCTCAACACTCGATGACCAGCAACTGGCGTCCTGGGGCTGGCGGATCCCATTCGTTGCCTCCATCGTGATGACCGGTATCGCCATCTTCATCCGCCGGAAGCTGGGTGATACCCCCGTGTATGAAGAGCTGGTACGTCAACGCGATTCACAACAGTTCGAAGCACCGAGCAAGTCTGTACACCGTCGCGCCTTCATCACTACTTTCGCCTTCTCAGCGCTGTTCGGCGTCTCGCTCTACTACTTCATCACCTACGCCAATAACCACCTGGTCACTACCGTTGGGCTACCACGAAGCAATGCACTATGGCTGTGCAGCATCGCGCTGGTTGTCTATGTCATTGCCAATCCACTGATCGGCCGGCTCAGCGACAGCATCGGGCGACGCAAGCTGCTGCTCAGTGCTGCTGCCGCACTCTCTGTACTGGCCTATCCAATCTTCCTGCTGCTCAACACCGGCAACCCAGTGGCAATCCTCGCAGGATTGATCGTTCTGGGACTACTTGTGGCTGTAACTGCGGTGATGGATGTGGTGCTGCTGGTTGAAGTCTTTCCAGCGTCCATCCGCTCCACGGGAGCAGCGCTCGGTCACAACCTGGCCCTGGCGACACTCGCAGGCCCAGGCCCCTTCATTGCCGCCGCCCTGATTAGCCAGGCTGGCGACGCGAACATCCCTGCCGCCTATCTAGCAGCCGTCTCGCTGGCATGCCTCATCGTGCTGTGGAAGACCTTGCCGGAAACCCGCGACAACGACATCACACGTTTCTAGGTTCTTACTGCCCTCAGGAGTTTTTCATGACCAAAATTGCAGTCATCCAGGCCGCCTCTGTTCCTTATGATCCTGCAGCCAGCGTTGAAAAGGCTTCCACAATTCTGCGGCGCGTAGCAGATCAAGGTGCAAGGCTGGCCGTATTCCCTGAAGCGTTCATTGGCGGATATCCCAAGGGGATAGCTTTCGGTAGCGTAGTGGGTAATCGCAGCATCAGCGGGCGTGAGCTGTACCAACGCTATGTCGATGGGGCTGTGACGCTGGATGGGCCGGAACTGGCATTGCTTGCTGAAAGTGTCGAGCACACAGGGGTTACCACTGTGATTGGTGTAATCGAGCGCTTCGGTCGCACCCTTTACTGCACCGCGGTCACCATCGCCCCAGGCCGGGGTATTGCCGGTTACCACCGCAAGCTGATGCCCACCGGCCAGGAACGACTAATTTGGGGCTTCGGTGATGGCTCGACAATCGAGCCTGTAGAAACTGATTTTGGCGTCCTGGGGAGCGTGATTTGCTGGGAGAACTACATGCCAGCACTACGCCAGGCCATGTATGCCCAGGGTGTTCAGATCTACTGCGCCCCGACAGCAGATGACCGTCCGTCCTGGGCCAGCTCCATGGTGCACATTGCTCTTGAAGGGCGTGTTTATGTGTTGTCAGCCTGCCAGGCAATCCGTCTTGGTGAATACCCACAACAGCACCGCGATGCATTCGGCCTGGAGTTCAACGAGGACGATTACGTGATGCGAGGGGGCAGCATGGTTGTAAGTCCGCTCGGAGAAGTACTGGCAGGGCCGGTGTTCGACTGCGAGACAGAAATCTATGCAGACCTCAATATGGATCTGCTTAGCCAAGCCAACTTGGACTTTGATGTCGTCGGCCATTATGCCCGGCCGGACATCTTTGAACTCAAGGTGAACATTGCCCCGCAGGCCCCGGTAACCCTGGAGCGATAAGTAGAGCCTGTTTAGTGAAATCCTCCCTTTGACCGTCCAGTTTGGGCATGACTGCTTTAGGGATAGAGCCGCCGCAAGGCGGCTTTTTATTGCTGGCCAGGTTGTTGCCGCCATTTCCTGTGTAGCGAGGGCTTAGGCCCAAACCGATTTGCCAAGACAGATAACTCACCGACTTAACGTCCGCTTGTGGCACAAAGCGGACCAGCTATCGGCCAAGAGATGCCTTTCGCGAATAGCTGAACGCCCCGAGAGCGCATTGGGCCGCTCGGCGCGGAATTGGTGAAAGGCTGGTGACTGGCCTGTGTTGGCTCGGTCAGACTTCGGGCAGCCTCACCCTAGTTGGGGCTAACTGCTTACCGACCATCAGAGGCAAGCCAACAACAACTGCCGATAGTGCTGAGAAAAACTGACCTGATAGCTCGGCTCAGCAGCAAAATCCCCCAGCGAGTAGGCACCCGCCAAACCTGCACCAAGGCTTTGCCCGGCCTCGCCTCCACCGCAGCCATCGATATCGCAGGTAGCCCCCATCCCACCAGCCATCGAACCAGAAGAGGCAGCGGGCATCTTCACCCGGCTCAGCACTGCCAGGTCATCCGGCAGATCATCCGCAATGCGCTCCGCAAAGCGCCGCAATGTTGGCTCCGCCAGCATGAACAGCCAAGCCTGATCATCGGACTCGCCCATCCGCCGCAGCACGCGCCCCAGGACTTGCCGGTAGTGCAGCTCAGTACGGATGCGGCTGAGGTAGCAGCACACCTGCAGGCGGGGGATATCCGTACCCTCGCTGATCATCCCAACAGCGACGATCCAGCGGCAATCACTGTGCCTGAACGCATTGATCACCTGTTGGGCATTCGGAGTCCGGTTGGTCACTACGCGGCAACCTTCCCCGCTGGCTTCCAGAGCCTGGACAATCTGCTGGGCGTGCTCAATATCGGTGGCGACCACCAGGCCGGCTGCATCCGGCTTGATCTGGCGAAGCTCATCCAGCTTGGCGCATCCCAGGCCGAGCAGTTGGTCGATCACCTCGTCATGGCGCAACAGCTCTTCGAAGGTGACGGGGGATTCACCAAGCAGCTTGGCGATGCTGGGGAACAGCCTGACGGTGCTCTCGGTCTCCAGTTCTTCAGTTAGCTTCACCTTCTGGTTATCGAGAAGGACGATGCGGGGCGCGCGGCACACCCCGTCGGCAATGGCCTCCCTCAGGCCATAGCGGTAGTCGCAGATCAGGTGTCCCTCGGGGGACGAGTAGCGGGCCAGGGTGTTGCCGCTGACCGAAAACTGACCCAGTAGAGGCTGTTCTGCCGACTGAAAACTGACCCAGGTGTTCAACTGCTTCTGCTCAATTTTTGAGCAGGAGAACACAGGGTGATCAGTATGGAAATGATGGGCAAAATTCGGCGGATGTATTTCCGCGACAAGCTGTCGCTGCATGAGATAGCCAAGCGCACCGGGCTGGCGCGCAACACGATTCGCAAGTGGGTCAGAGCACCTGAGGCCAAGCAGCCGGTGTACCAACGCCGCGCGATCTTTAACAAACTCAGCCCTTTTCACGCCACGCTAGAGCAGGCGCTAAAAGCCGATTCGCTGCGCCCCAAGCAACAGCGGCGCAGTGCCAAGGCGCTGTTGGCGCAAATCAAAGCCGAAGGTTATGACGGTGGCTACAGCCAGCTCACCGCGTTTATCCGTGCCTGGCGAGGGGGACAGGGCAAGGCGTCGCAGGCCTTTGTGCCGCTGACCTTTGCTCTTGGCGAGGCGTTTCAGTTTGACTGGAGCGAGGAAGGCTTGCTGGTCGGCGGCATTTACCGGCGTATGCAGGTGGCACATCTGAAGCTGTGTGCCAGCCGTGCGTTCTGGCTTGTGGCGTATCCGAGCCAGGGCCATGAGATGTTATTTGACGCCCATACACGCTCGTTCGGCGCCTTGGGCGGCGTGCCGCGCCGGGGCATCTACGACAACATGAAGACGGCCGTCGACAAGGTCAATAAGGGCAAAGGCCGGGCGGTGAATGCACGCTTTGCGGTGATGTGCGCGCATTACCTGTTCGATCCGGACTTCTGCAACGTCGCCGCTGGTTGGGAAAAGGGCATCGTTGAAAAGAACGTGCAAGACAGCCGCAGGCGTATCTGGCTAGACGCCCAGGACTGCCAGTTTCACTCCTTCGAGGAACTCAATGCCTGGCTGGGCCAGCGCTGCCGCGCGCTTTGGAACGAGCTGACGCACCCTCAATACAGCGGGCTGAGTGTGGCCGAAGTGCTGGAGTTGGAGCGCGCTGAACTGATGCCTGTGCCAGCGCCATTCGACGGTTACGTCGAGCGGCCTGCGCGGGTCTCCAGCACCTGCCTGGTCAGCGTCGGGCGCAACCGCTACTCGGTGCCGTGTGAGTACGCGGGTAAGTGGGTCAGCAGCCGTTTGTATCCGACGCGAATCGAGGTGGTGGCTGACGACGCGCTGATCGCCAGCCATGTCCGCTTGCTGGATCGCGACCAGGTCAGCTATGACTGGCAGCACTACCTCCCGCTGATCGAACGCAAGCCCGGTGCGCTGCGCAACGGCGCGCCCTTTGCTGATCTGCCGGCGCCGCTGCGTCAGCTTAAGCACGGTCTGGGGCGTCATGCCGGCGGTGACCGGATCATGGCGCAAGTCCTGGCTGCCGTACCGGTCGCCGGACTCGATGCCGTGCTGGTAGCCGTTGAGCTGGTACTGGAGAGCGGCAGCCTGAGCGCCGA
This window harbors:
- a CDS encoding ISL3 family transposase; the encoded protein is MHPIDLAAFWPGYDAVTCRPSTDNTLLIELEPQAGSLPKCGRCGQFSPLIHDRRIRLVRDRDLFDQRVLLQLPVRRVDCLSCGRVTERIDWLEPASRLTQRLRIWLESLLRLLPISHVSQLTGLHWHTLKTLDKRRLQAEVGNFDSTGVRRLVMDEFALHKGHRYATVIMDAERTRVLWVGHGNSREAVRPFFELLGKHCQQIEAVAMDMNTAFDLEVKKHCPQAEVVYDLFHVVARYGRDVIDRIRVDQANLLREDKPARKAVKQSRWLLLRNRNNLKDGQAVQLQELLAANQPLATVYVLKDALKDVWFAPSVREGWRRWRTWLRHARDSGLAPLQRFARNLRKYARGILASANFHMHTSVLEGVNNRIKVIKRMAYGFRDSEYFFLKIKAAFPGKAR
- a CDS encoding carbon-nitrogen hydrolase family protein is translated as MTKIAVIQAASVPYDPAASVEKASTILRRVADQGARLAVFPEAFIGGYPKGIAFGSVVGNRSISGRELYQRYVDGAVTLDGPELALLAESVEHTGVTTVIGVIERFGRTLYCTAVTIAPGRGIAGYHRKLMPTGQERLIWGFGDGSTIEPVETDFGVLGSVICWENYMPALRQAMYAQGVQIYCAPTADDRPSWASSMVHIALEGRVYVLSACQAIRLGEYPQQHRDAFGLEFNEDDYVMRGGSMVVSPLGEVLAGPVFDCETEIYADLNMDLLSQANLDFDVVGHYARPDIFELKVNIAPQAPVTLER
- a CDS encoding MFS transporter codes for the protein MDAINKKVNPSSIHTKGEQSDIRKRAIAVGIGNFMEWFDFAIYGYFAAVIGMLFFPSSAPGVSLLSSLAVFAVGFVSRPFGALILGPIGDRLGRRAVLIITVFGMGVCTTIIGLLPTYEAIGIAAPVLLIVMRFVQGMMVGGEWSSAGIYIVESAPSNRRATAASVITGTAGLAFLFGTFTAASLTSTLDDQQLASWGWRIPFVASIVMTGIAIFIRRKLGDTPVYEELVRQRDSQQFEAPSKSVHRRAFITTFAFSALFGVSLYYFITYANNHLVTTVGLPRSNALWLCSIALVVYVIANPLIGRLSDSIGRRKLLLSAAAALSVLAYPIFLLLNTGNPVAILAGLIVLGLLVAVTAVMDVVLLVEVFPASIRSTGAALGHNLALATLAGPGPFIAAALISQAGDANIPAAYLAAVSLACLIVLWKTLPETRDNDITRF
- a CDS encoding LysR family transcriptional regulator; translated protein: MSRISVRNISRIDLNLLLTFHCLMTERSATRASAMLHVTQGAVSSALRRLREHFGDELFIRTASGMQPTRRAMELAPKIAEALTSISGVLGAEPDFSAHDSSYIFNIGLSDDIEAYLAPRIVNAAADQGLGVSFSFHQSNSSLWKQSLQDPDMDLVICSEPKDFSSGYSSKVLFSSSYSCLYLPGADNAGTPIGLEEYFEASHVRVSYDGRRGFIDDMFEAAGYSRRVIASFTHFSGALTTLISSGAIATIPTFAAESYSAMTRLSICPAPIPVPSFRCFMVWDIAKNSKPQHEWLRLFIGQLTQKLA
- the istA gene encoding IS21-like element ISPst3 family transposase — its product is MEMMGKIRRMYFRDKLSLHEIAKRTGLARNTIRKWVRAPEAKQPVYQRRAIFNKLSPFHATLEQALKADSLRPKQQRRSAKALLAQIKAEGYDGGYSQLTAFIRAWRGGQGKASQAFVPLTFALGEAFQFDWSEEGLLVGGIYRRMQVAHLKLCASRAFWLVAYPSQGHEMLFDAHTRSFGALGGVPRRGIYDNMKTAVDKVNKGKGRAVNARFAVMCAHYLFDPDFCNVAAGWEKGIVEKNVQDSRRRIWLDAQDCQFHSFEELNAWLGQRCRALWNELTHPQYSGLSVAEVLELERAELMPVPAPFDGYVERPARVSSTCLVSVGRNRYSVPCEYAGKWVSSRLYPTRIEVVADDALIASHVRLLDRDQVSYDWQHYLPLIERKPGALRNGAPFADLPAPLRQLKHGLGRHAGGDRIMAQVLAAVPVAGLDAVLVAVELVLESGSLSAEHILNVVARLTASEPPPSVETHLSLKEAPVANTARYDRLRGQAEEVGHA
- a CDS encoding DUF2798 domain-containing protein — encoded protein: MKIPARYEHFVFGVVQSGLTCAVAAAIATTPHALDLAFAGRWLNAWALSWVSMLPVVVLAAPMIRRVVRRMTVG
- a CDS encoding cysteine hydrolase family protein: MSHLYADPAEPALPATGFKLDLSKAALVVIDPQNDFLSPAGASWAVFGESIVENNTVENLEKLFKAFKAHDLPVAVSPHYYYPHDHDWHFGGPLEKVMHSICMFDRKGPNTLENFEGSGADFLEIYKPYILDGETIIASPHKVYGPETNDLALQLRKKGVSQIILAGMAANLCVESHLRELLEQGFEIVVVRDATAGPRLPDGDGYLAAIINYRFLAHGLWTTEETIAQLQPA